DNA from Methanomassiliicoccales archaeon:
ATTATTCTAAGTATCGCAGCCCCGGGAACGAAAATCACCAGGGGTATGATCAGGAATCCCAAAGTACAATTGTCCCAATCTCCAGTGAATATCATTCTAGCGAGGGCGAATAACAGCAAGGCGACAACGGTCGAATAACCTAGTATCTCAAATCGGCGCAAAGGCCAATCATTGATGAATTTAAATCCCGCTTTGCAATCGTCCTCGTCTACCATCATTTATGTCATCCAGGTAAGATCATTCAACGGGATAAACCGTCTTTTGGACAATTCGCCTCCATGTATATATGTTATATCACATGTCGGTCAATTTCCCACAACTGGATAAGGGATATATACGACATGCGTTCTCTAATGGGTAATGGGGCAAGGACGTTCAACAAGGCTCAGCATCCACTATTTCCCATGGGGCCTGGTGGTCTTGCTAATTATGGCATATCTTGTTGATAACAATGGTATCCTTTCTGAGTTCGCAGCCGTCCTATTCATCATCGTTCCTGGGACCGCGATTTTACGTTTAACGGGTCGGGAGAATAAGCTGGATATCTGGGAACGGAGTATCTTGACCGTATTGATTAGTGCGGTACTTTCGTTCATCGTTATTCCATCTGGTCAATTAATTTTGCAGATGGACTGGGTTACCTCAACAGTTCTCCTGCTTGCACCATTGTCCTGCGTATTATTACTGGTCGATTATTTTTTCAAGGCTAAGGTGATTGACAACCACGAAGGTCAGGAGAGAAATTCAGGCATTCTCCATGAGTTCAAGGTAATTTCAAAAAGGGAGCGTTTCATCGTATTGATGGCCATGGCGGTTATGGCGATAATTTTGACGGCATCATTCGCCATGCTCCTCAACCAAGATGAAGAAGGATTCACAGAGTTCTACGTGCTAAATGAGAATGGAAATGCTTATGATTATCCCACCAGCGTGGGGCTTGGAAACAATACATCGATCATTGTTGGTATAGCCAATAGGGAAGGCCAAGCTGTAAATTACACGGTCGAGATATGGCTCGTCAATTATACATATATCGATCAGGCCGTCAACGTCACCCAGATGTATTTCGTCGATTCGTTCTCGGTGGTCCTGGAGAGCCAAGAGTACAATGTAAATGATCCCTGGTCGGCCCAGTTCGAAAAGGAGATTATCATATCACCCGGGGTTTCCGGTCAATATCAGCTATTCCTGATGCTCTTCAAGAATGGCGCCGAACCCATCCCCGGGCCTTCACCTCCGAACACCACCACCGACTACTCCAAGACCGAAGCAAGTTGGAGAATAGTCATGTGCGTCAACAATGAGATAAATTACTTGAATCTGAACTTGAGCGTGCCTCCGTAAATCATACAATATCCTTATTAGTCGTCCAGCAGTTTCCAATCTCAATATGAGCGACGACCGATCCGAACTGATCGTTCTTATTCCCGCCTACAAGGAAGAACTAACCATCTCGATGGTGGTCACACTATCCTTGCAACATGCGAGCAAGGTCATCGTGGTCGATGACGGCTCACCGGACCGGACCTCCGAATTGGCCAAGTTAGCCGGTGCCGAGGTCATACGTCAGGAGATCAATCAAGGCAAGGCCGCCGCGCTAATGGTCGGTTTCCAGAGGTGCCGTGAGCTTTCCCCCAAATGTGTAGTGATGATCGACGGAGACGGTCAGATGGACCCCGCGCTCATCCCCAACGTGGCCGCCCCTATTTTGGCCGGAGAGGCCGATCTGGTCATTGGGTCCAGGTTCATCGGCGAAAAAGATGCGGACATACCCCGGCACAGAGTGGTCGGGCAAAAGATCCTCAACCAAGTGACCAACGTGGGGTCCAAGGACAAGATCACTGACACCCAGTCTGGCTATCGGGCCTTATCGCCTACCGCTCTGAACAACATGGAGATCGATTCCGAGAGATACAACATCGAATCGGACATGATCATGCACCTCTCTCAAATCGGTTTGAGGATCGTCGAGGTACCGATCACCGTCAGGTATGACGTACCAGCCGGCCATAAACAAAAACCTTTCAGGCACGGATACGCGGTCCTTAGCCGCATATTCACTATCATTGGGTACAGAAGGCCATTGATCGTCTTCGGCATCCCCGGGGCCGCCCTTTTCATATTAGGAGGCACCATTGCTCTCGCCACATTTGCGGAGGTGAAGGTGCTCTTCGGATGGACCCTCGTGACCCAGGCTACCGCCGCCATCACGATATTCTTCTTAGGGCTCTTCCTGTTGTTCGATGCCATGATATTGAACTCCTTGACCGTGTTGATGAGCAATATCCAGAACACAATAGGAAAAAAGAACCAGTAGCGATGATACCTTATCAACGGGTCCCTTACCGTCCGATTATATGAGCACGAGAGAAGAATTCATTAGGTATTCAAGATAATCAGGATGGACCGGCTGGAGCGCCCTGATCACATGAAATTGTTTTTTTACGCCACGTTCGGAGGACATTTCAATGAGGCGATGATGCTCGTCAAAACAATATACCCACATTACGACGATGTCAAGATGATAACATTCGACAGCCCTGAGCTGGCGGATTCCATCGTACCAATAGTGCGCCTTAAAAAGGTCTCATTCTCTGGCAATTTCGCTTTTAAATCAGCGCTTAACGGGCTGGTGAACATCCCCCGGCTGATTTACCAGTTGATAAAAGAAAGGCCAGATGTGGTGATCAGTACGG
Protein-coding regions in this window:
- a CDS encoding DUF1616 domain-containing protein, producing MAYLVDNNGILSEFAAVLFIIVPGTAILRLTGRENKLDIWERSILTVLISAVLSFIVIPSGQLILQMDWVTSTVLLLAPLSCVLLLVDYFFKAKVIDNHEGQERNSGILHEFKVISKRERFIVLMAMAVMAIILTASFAMLLNQDEEGFTEFYVLNENGNAYDYPTSVGLGNNTSIIVGIANREGQAVNYTVEIWLVNYTYIDQAVNVTQMYFVDSFSVVLESQEYNVNDPWSAQFEKEIIISPGVSGQYQLFLMLFKNGAEPIPGPSPPNTTTDYSKTEASWRIVMCVNNEINYLNLNLSVPP
- a CDS encoding glycosyltransferase family 2 protein yields the protein MSDDRSELIVLIPAYKEELTISMVVTLSLQHASKVIVVDDGSPDRTSELAKLAGAEVIRQEINQGKAAALMVGFQRCRELSPKCVVMIDGDGQMDPALIPNVAAPILAGEADLVIGSRFIGEKDADIPRHRVVGQKILNQVTNVGSKDKITDTQSGYRALSPTALNNMEIDSERYNIESDMIMHLSQIGLRIVEVPITVRYDVPAGHKQKPFRHGYAVLSRIFTIIGYRRPLIVFGIPGAALFILGGTIALATFAEVKVLFGWTLVTQATAAITIFFLGLFLLFDAMILNSLTVLMSNIQNTIGKKNQ